One Sphingomonas sp. LHG3406-1 genomic window carries:
- a CDS encoding DUF1343 domain-containing protein, translating into MTLFGIDRLLADPSLRKPLEGRRIALVGHPASVTADLTHSIDALIAAGLNVTAAFGPQHGLKGDKQDNMVETADETDPRLGIPVFSLYGEVRRPSGQMMSAADVFLFDLQDLGCRIYTFVTTLLYLLEAAAAQGKEVWVLDRPNPAGRPVEGTLLEPGWESFVGAGPMPMRHGLTMGEMGHWFIRHFDLNVAYRVIAMEGWQPEAAPGFGWPTDRIWINPSPNAATLNMARAYAGTVMLEGTTLSEGRGTTRALELFAAPGLDARAIHAEMQRLAPHWLHGCTLREIFVEPTFHKHSGLLCSGLFIHAEGPAYDHHAFHPWRLQALAFKAIRNLRPDYDLWRDFPYEYEFDKLAIDVINGGPALRQWVDDPQAEAEDLDARAGADEDRWTAEVESCRLY; encoded by the coding sequence ATGACCCTGTTCGGTATCGACCGCCTTCTCGCCGACCCTTCTCTGCGCAAGCCGCTGGAGGGCCGCCGCATCGCCCTCGTCGGCCATCCCGCCTCGGTCACGGCAGACCTCACCCACAGCATCGATGCGTTGATCGCCGCCGGGCTCAACGTGACCGCCGCCTTCGGTCCTCAGCACGGGCTGAAGGGCGACAAGCAGGACAATATGGTCGAGACGGCGGACGAGACCGACCCGCGCCTCGGCATCCCCGTCTTCAGCCTCTACGGCGAAGTCCGCCGCCCGAGCGGCCAGATGATGAGCGCCGCCGACGTCTTCCTGTTCGACCTGCAGGACCTCGGATGTCGCATCTACACGTTCGTCACCACGCTTCTCTACCTGCTCGAGGCCGCCGCCGCGCAGGGCAAGGAAGTCTGGGTGCTTGACCGCCCCAACCCTGCCGGCCGCCCGGTCGAGGGCACCTTGCTCGAGCCCGGCTGGGAAAGCTTCGTCGGCGCCGGCCCGATGCCGATGCGCCACGGCCTCACCATGGGCGAGATGGGCCACTGGTTCATCCGCCACTTCGACCTCAACGTCGCCTATCGCGTGATCGCGATGGAGGGCTGGCAGCCCGAGGCCGCCCCGGGCTTTGGCTGGCCGACCGACCGGATCTGGATCAATCCGTCGCCCAATGCCGCCACCCTCAACATGGCGCGCGCCTATGCCGGCACGGTCATGCTCGAAGGTACCACGCTGAGCGAGGGCAGGGGCACCACCCGCGCGCTCGAGCTGTTCGCCGCCCCCGGCCTTGACGCCCGCGCCATCCATGCGGAGATGCAGCGCCTCGCGCCCCACTGGCTCCACGGCTGCACCCTGCGCGAGATTTTCGTCGAGCCGACCTTCCATAAGCATTCGGGATTGCTCTGCTCGGGCCTGTTCATTCATGCCGAGGGGCCGGCCTACGACCATCATGCCTTCCACCCGTGGCGGCTTCAGGCGCTCGCCTTCAAGGCGATCCGCAACCTTCGGCCCGACTATGATCTGTGGCGCGACTTCCCGTACGAATATGAGTTCGACAAGCTCGCCATCGACGTCATCAACGGCGGGCCAGCGCTGCGCCAGTGGGTCGATGATCCGCAGGCGGAGGCGGAGGACCTTGATGCCCGCGCGGGTGCGGACGAGGATCGATGGACCGCGGAGGTGGAGTCGTGCCGGCTCTACTGA
- a CDS encoding succinate dehydrogenase assembly factor 2, with protein sequence MLDDMITKRLRWRAHHRGTKEADRMIGGFFDRHVESWSPEDKALFEALLEEQDVDIMAWAIGTQEVPERFSGEMMTALQRLDYLPIDR encoded by the coding sequence ATGCTCGACGACATGATCACCAAGCGTCTGCGCTGGCGCGCGCATCATCGTGGGACGAAGGAGGCCGACCGGATGATCGGCGGGTTCTTCGACCGCCATGTCGAGAGCTGGTCGCCCGAGGACAAGGCCCTGTTCGAGGCGCTGCTGGAAGAGCAGGATGTCGATATCATGGCGTGGGCGATCGGAACGCAGGAGGTGCCGGAGCGCTTTTCCGGCGAGATGATGACCGCGCTCCAGCGTCTAGACTATCTGCCGATCGACCGGTGA
- a CDS encoding DOMON-like domain-containing protein: MRFELKPHPTTVPGPAFTLWASAERSAAFGDTATLNLWYGISAPIARFLVPDPTPEPQRRDNLWRSTCFEIFLKEQEQVAYQEWNFAPSGDWAAYDFEAEREGMSLAEIAAPPYIRVEDNLTWWGLGATLSIPADARFTIALSAVVEEKDGRRSFWALHHPRPEPDFHHPDCFVARLA, translated from the coding sequence ATGCGCTTCGAGCTCAAACCGCATCCGACCACCGTACCCGGCCCGGCCTTCACCCTCTGGGCCTCGGCCGAGCGCTCCGCCGCCTTCGGCGACACCGCGACCCTCAACCTCTGGTACGGAATTAGCGCGCCCATCGCCCGCTTCCTCGTTCCGGATCCGACGCCGGAACCGCAACGAAGGGACAATCTGTGGCGCTCCACCTGCTTCGAAATCTTCCTCAAGGAACAAGAGCAAGTGGCTTATCAAGAATGGAATTTCGCCCCCTCTGGCGACTGGGCCGCTTATGACTTCGAAGCCGAGCGCGAGGGCATGAGCCTCGCCGAAATCGCCGCGCCGCCATACATCCGCGTCGAGGACAATCTCACCTGGTGGGGCCTTGGCGCGACCCTTTCCATTCCCGCCGACGCCCGTTTCACCATCGCCCTCAGCGCCGTGGTCGAGGAGAAGGACGGCCGCCGCAGCTTCTGGGCGCTCCACCACCCGAGGCCGGAGCCCGACTTCCACCATCCCGATTGCTTCGTTGCGCGACTGGCGTAG
- the tyrS gene encoding tyrosine--tRNA ligase codes for MATYSSNLLRLLSERGYIHQTTDAEGLDALASKEVVTGYIGFDATAPSLHVGSLVQIMMLRRLQQAGHRPIVLMGGGTSKVGDPSFKSEERKLLGEEDIAANIAGISQVFARFLAFGDGPTDAVLVDNSDWLDKLEYLPFLREVGRHFSVNRMLTFDSVQLRLEREQSLSFLEFNYMIMQAYDFLELSRRNGCRLQMGGSDQWGNIVNGVELCRRADGTEVFAVTTPLITTADGGKMGKTAKGAVWLNSEGPEGYSLSPYDYWQFWRNAADADVGRFLRLFTDLPLDEIARLEALEGAEINGAKVVLATEATALLHGREAADAAAATAASTFAGGGSGEALPQVSTGGEIGVLAALVALGFCASNGEAKRKVAEGAVKLDGEPVSDISLVVPVSSERKLSLGKKRHGLLLP; via the coding sequence ATGGCGACCTATTCCTCCAATCTCCTGCGGCTCCTGTCCGAGCGCGGCTACATCCATCAGACGACCGATGCCGAAGGGCTCGACGCCTTGGCCAGCAAGGAGGTCGTGACCGGCTATATCGGGTTCGACGCGACCGCGCCGAGCCTTCATGTCGGAAGCCTGGTGCAGATCATGATGCTTCGGCGGCTGCAGCAGGCGGGGCACAGGCCGATCGTGCTGATGGGCGGCGGGACCAGCAAGGTCGGCGATCCGAGCTTCAAGTCGGAGGAGCGCAAGCTGCTCGGCGAGGAGGATATCGCGGCCAACATCGCCGGCATCAGCCAGGTGTTCGCGCGCTTCCTCGCCTTTGGCGACGGGCCGACGGATGCCGTGCTGGTCGACAATTCGGACTGGCTCGACAAGCTCGAGTATCTGCCCTTCCTGCGCGAGGTCGGGCGGCATTTCTCGGTCAACCGGATGCTGACCTTCGACAGCGTGCAGCTTCGGCTGGAGCGCGAGCAGTCGCTGTCCTTCCTCGAATTCAACTACATGATCATGCAGGCCTACGACTTCCTCGAACTGTCGCGGCGGAACGGCTGCCGGCTGCAGATGGGCGGGTCGGACCAGTGGGGGAATATCGTCAACGGCGTGGAGCTGTGCCGGCGCGCCGACGGCACGGAAGTGTTCGCCGTCACCACGCCGCTGATCACCACGGCCGACGGCGGCAAGATGGGCAAGACGGCCAAGGGCGCGGTGTGGCTGAATTCGGAAGGACCTGAAGGTTACAGTCTAAGTCCCTATGATTACTGGCAGTTCTGGCGGAATGCCGCCGACGCGGACGTGGGCAGGTTCCTTCGGCTGTTCACCGATCTGCCACTCGACGAGATTGCTCGGCTCGAGGCGCTCGAAGGCGCGGAGATCAACGGCGCCAAGGTGGTGCTGGCGACCGAAGCGACGGCGCTGCTGCACGGGCGCGAAGCCGCGGACGCGGCAGCGGCCACCGCGGCCTCGACCTTCGCAGGCGGCGGCTCGGGCGAGGCGCTGCCGCAGGTTTCGACCGGCGGCGAGATCGGCGTGCTGGCGGCGCTGGTGGCGCTCGGCTTCTGTGCATCGAATGGCGAGGCCAAGCGCAAGGTGGCCGAGGGCGCGGTCAAGCTGGACGGCGAGCCTGTCAGCGATATTTCACTAGTTGTTCCCGTGTCTTCGGAGCGCAAGCTAAGCCTCGGCAAGAAGAGGCACGGGTTGCTTCTCCCCTAG
- a CDS encoding VWA domain-containing protein gives MFISFVEALRRGGIPASLKEHLLLLEALDAEVIERSPEQFYYLARAVFVHDETKLDRFDRIFGEVFKGLVGEPGEEAAIPEEWLRLVAEKYLSPEEMEKIKSLGSWDEIMETLKKRLEEQQGRHEGGSKWIGTGGTSPFGHGGYNPEGVRIGGPGKHGRAIKVWEKREFQDLDDRREIGTRAIKVALRRLRRFAREGAADELDLDGTIDGTARRGWLDVRMRPERHNAVKLLLFLDIGGSMDGHVRLVEELFSACRSEFKHLEHYYFHNCIYEGVWKENRRRWSERTNTWDILHKFGSDHKLVIVGDAAMSPYEVSHPGGSIEHMNEEAGSVWLKRLTGTYASAAWINPVPEAYWGHSASTAMIRQLIDDRMYPLTLKGLEDATRALSRKT, from the coding sequence ATGTTCATTTCCTTCGTGGAGGCGCTGCGGCGCGGCGGGATCCCGGCGAGCCTCAAGGAGCACCTGCTCCTCTTGGAAGCGCTCGACGCCGAGGTGATCGAACGCAGCCCCGAGCAATTCTACTATCTCGCGCGCGCGGTCTTCGTCCACGACGAGACCAAGCTCGACCGCTTCGACCGGATCTTCGGTGAAGTGTTCAAGGGGCTGGTGGGCGAGCCCGGCGAGGAAGCGGCCATTCCCGAGGAATGGCTTCGGCTGGTTGCGGAGAAATATCTCAGCCCGGAGGAGATGGAGAAGATCAAGTCCCTCGGATCGTGGGACGAGATCATGGAGACGCTGAAGAAGCGCCTCGAAGAACAGCAGGGCCGGCACGAGGGCGGGTCCAAGTGGATCGGCACCGGCGGCACCTCCCCCTTCGGCCACGGCGGCTACAATCCGGAAGGGGTCCGCATTGGCGGCCCGGGCAAGCATGGCCGCGCGATCAAGGTGTGGGAGAAACGCGAGTTCCAGGACCTCGACGACCGGCGGGAGATCGGCACCAGGGCGATCAAGGTCGCGCTTCGGCGACTGCGCCGCTTCGCCCGGGAAGGCGCGGCGGACGAGCTCGACCTCGACGGTACGATCGACGGCACGGCGCGGCGCGGCTGGCTCGACGTGCGCATGCGGCCGGAGCGGCACAATGCCGTGAAGCTTCTGCTCTTCCTCGACATCGGCGGGTCGATGGACGGGCATGTTCGCCTCGTCGAGGAGCTGTTCAGCGCCTGCCGCAGCGAGTTCAAGCACCTGGAGCATTATTACTTCCACAATTGCATCTACGAGGGCGTGTGGAAGGAGAACCGCCGGCGCTGGAGCGAGCGGACGAACACCTGGGACATCCTCCACAAGTTCGGCTCCGATCATAAGCTGGTGATCGTCGGCGACGCGGCGATGAGCCCCTATGAGGTAAGCCATCCGGGCGGCTCGATCGAACATATGAACGAGGAAGCCGGCTCGGTCTGGCTGAAGCGGCTGACCGGCACCTATGCCAGCGCGGCGTGGATCAACCCGGTGCCGGAGGCCTATTGGGGCCATAGCGCGTCTACCGCCATGATCCGCCAGCTGATCGACGACCGCATGTATCCGCTGACGCTCAAGGGGCTGGAGGATGCGACGAGGGCGCTCAGCCGGAAGACGTAG
- a CDS encoding cupin domain-containing protein: MPALLNGRLDLAALLAPVDPDAFRRDHFGRKPLHLKGGADHVRASIFGFDELNRLLAMHGVWTPQRLKLIINSAPVKPGFYLHERADGQSFANAAEVEVMLGLGASLVANQVEELSPGAGEAARVLGEAFAGHVEANAYCSFEGVQAFASHCDLHDVFAMQLHGTKEWRIYVNRALDPIEQIQGPGAQALIDKIKGPVLMQVRTEPGDLLYIPRGFYHDALASSSASLHLTFGLAPLHGMAVIQELQLLARELPEIRAYLPDGREDPAALDDRLARLADAIAGLVRSPRLRDQIRARQRRLAPRAHRPFLPKTPRLDMWLRTDRQAELVRDGDQLLLATAEGGHDAGPFEEELGWIIAQPAFAAEHLPARFPWLNEESQHRLLALVHKSGVARPQQG, from the coding sequence GTGCCGGCTCTACTGAACGGGCGCCTCGATCTCGCGGCGCTGCTTGCGCCGGTCGATCCCGACGCCTTCCGACGCGATCACTTCGGCCGCAAGCCGCTTCACCTCAAGGGAGGCGCCGACCATGTCAGGGCCTCGATCTTCGGTTTCGACGAGCTCAACCGCCTGCTGGCGATGCACGGCGTGTGGACGCCGCAGCGGCTCAAGCTGATCATTAACAGCGCCCCCGTCAAACCCGGTTTCTACCTGCATGAGAGGGCGGACGGCCAATCCTTTGCCAACGCCGCCGAAGTCGAGGTGATGCTGGGCCTCGGAGCCAGCCTCGTCGCCAACCAGGTCGAGGAGCTGAGCCCCGGCGCGGGCGAGGCGGCGCGGGTGCTGGGCGAAGCCTTCGCCGGCCATGTCGAGGCCAATGCCTATTGTTCCTTTGAGGGCGTGCAGGCCTTCGCCAGTCACTGCGACCTCCACGACGTCTTCGCCATGCAGCTGCACGGCACCAAGGAATGGCGGATCTACGTCAATCGCGCGCTCGATCCGATCGAGCAGATCCAGGGTCCCGGCGCGCAGGCGCTGATCGACAAGATCAAGGGACCGGTGCTGATGCAGGTCCGGACCGAGCCCGGCGACCTGCTCTACATTCCGCGCGGATTCTACCATGATGCGCTGGCGAGCAGTTCGGCCTCGCTTCACCTCACCTTCGGCCTCGCGCCGTTGCACGGCATGGCGGTGATTCAGGAGCTTCAGCTTCTCGCCCGCGAACTGCCGGAGATCCGGGCCTATCTACCCGATGGGCGGGAGGACCCCGCTGCGCTCGACGACCGGCTCGCCAGGCTGGCGGACGCGATCGCCGGCCTGGTCCGGTCGCCACGCCTGCGCGACCAGATCCGCGCGCGGCAGCGCCGCCTTGCGCCGCGCGCCCATCGCCCCTTTTTGCCGAAAACGCCGCGGCTCGACATGTGGCTTCGGACCGACAGGCAGGCCGAACTCGTCCGCGACGGAGATCAGCTCCTGCTCGCCACGGCCGAGGGCGGCCATGACGCGGGTCCGTTCGAGGAGGAGCTCGGGTGGATCATCGCCCAGCCGGCCTTCGCCGCCGAGCATCTCCCCGCCCGCTTCCCGTGGCTAAACGAGGAGTCGCAACACCGGCTGCTTGCCCTCGTGCACAAGTCCGGAGTGGCTCGGCCCCAGCAGGGCTGA
- the recG gene encoding ATP-dependent DNA helicase RecG: MRPDLLNPLFAEVESLKGVGPQVAKQLAKLGLTRAIDLLFHMPTGAIERVRAAGASPVLLGRQVILDVRATEIRTSRGRGPTRIYAVDGEGNMLTLAFFNHGGWAAKQLPLGETRTVTGKLESYGDEWQMIHPEVTEPGKPGPALKETVYPLTEGLTSRRLRELVNAALERAPPLPEWIEPSVRDRQGWRDWRTALATIHAKPADEAARKRLAYDEIFANQLALALLRQVSRRQRGVPLRGDGRLTNALDLPYALTGAQRRVVQEIRDDLGQEVPMLRLLQGDVGSGKTLVALLAMLEAVEAGAQAAMLAPTEILARQHHATLLKQLDSLGVRVAILTGREKGRARDSTLMGLADGSIDILVGTHAIFQDKVGYRRLGLVVIDEQHRFGVSERLLLTAKGMGTPHLLAMTATPIPRTLTLTQYGEMDVSRIDEMPPGRTPVETRVIAEERIAEVVEGLARHVAAGGQAYWVCPLVAESETSDAAAAEDRAAALALRFPGQVGLVHGRMKGPDKDAVMAEFAAGRLAVLVATTVIEVGVDVPNAALMIIEGAERFGLSQLHQLRGRVGRGAAKSTCLLLRGATLSETGRARLALMRETNDGFRIAEEDLRLRGPGEILGHRQSGEAQFRLATPEQVQDLAPMATQDARLLLDRDGGPQGERGEAARLCLYLFERDQAVDLLRSG; this comes from the coding sequence ATGCGCCCGGACCTGCTCAATCCCCTGTTCGCCGAAGTGGAGTCGCTGAAGGGCGTCGGTCCGCAGGTCGCGAAGCAGCTGGCGAAACTCGGGCTTACCCGCGCGATCGATCTCCTCTTCCACATGCCGACCGGCGCCATCGAGCGCGTCCGGGCCGCGGGCGCCTCGCCCGTGTTGCTCGGGCGCCAGGTGATCCTCGACGTCAGGGCCACCGAGATCCGCACCAGCCGCGGGCGCGGGCCGACGCGCATCTATGCCGTGGACGGGGAAGGGAACATGCTGACCCTCGCCTTCTTCAACCATGGCGGCTGGGCGGCGAAGCAGCTTCCCCTCGGCGAGACCCGTACCGTCACCGGCAAGCTCGAATCCTACGGCGACGAATGGCAGATGATCCATCCGGAAGTGACCGAGCCCGGCAAGCCCGGCCCGGCGCTCAAGGAGACGGTCTATCCGCTGACCGAGGGGCTGACCTCGCGGCGCCTGCGCGAACTGGTCAATGCCGCGCTGGAGCGCGCGCCGCCGCTTCCCGAGTGGATCGAGCCATCGGTCCGTGACCGGCAGGGCTGGCGCGACTGGCGCACGGCGCTCGCCACCATCCATGCCAAGCCGGCCGACGAGGCGGCGCGCAAGCGGCTCGCCTATGACGAAATCTTCGCCAATCAGCTCGCCCTTGCGCTGCTTCGGCAGGTCAGCCGCCGCCAGCGCGGCGTGCCCCTGCGCGGGGACGGGCGCCTCACCAACGCGCTGGACCTTCCCTATGCCCTGACCGGCGCCCAGCGCCGCGTGGTGCAGGAGATCCGTGACGACTTAGGCCAGGAAGTGCCCATGCTCCGCCTGCTGCAGGGCGATGTCGGCTCGGGCAAGACGCTGGTCGCGCTGCTCGCCATGCTCGAAGCAGTGGAGGCGGGGGCCCAGGCAGCAATGCTCGCCCCAACCGAAATCCTTGCCAGGCAGCATCATGCGACCTTGCTCAAGCAACTGGATTCGCTGGGAGTCCGGGTCGCCATCCTGACCGGCCGGGAGAAGGGCAGGGCGCGCGATTCCACCCTGATGGGTCTCGCCGACGGCTCGATCGACATCCTCGTCGGCACGCACGCCATCTTCCAGGACAAGGTTGGGTATCGCCGCCTCGGCCTGGTCGTCATCGATGAGCAGCATCGCTTCGGGGTCAGCGAACGCCTTCTGCTCACCGCCAAGGGCATGGGCACGCCGCACCTGCTCGCCATGACCGCGACGCCCATTCCGCGCACCCTGACGCTCACCCAATATGGCGAGATGGACGTCAGCCGGATCGACGAGATGCCGCCCGGCCGCACCCCGGTCGAAACCCGCGTCATCGCCGAGGAACGGATCGCCGAAGTGGTCGAAGGCCTCGCCCGCCACGTCGCCGCCGGCGGACAGGCCTATTGGGTCTGCCCCCTCGTCGCCGAAAGCGAGACCAGCGACGCCGCGGCCGCCGAGGATCGCGCCGCCGCCCTCGCGCTGCGTTTTCCTGGCCAGGTCGGCCTCGTCCACGGCCGCATGAAAGGGCCGGACAAGGACGCGGTCATGGCCGAGTTCGCCGCCGGCCGCCTCGCCGTGCTGGTCGCGACCACGGTCATCGAGGTCGGGGTCGACGTCCCCAATGCCGCGCTGATGATCATCGAGGGCGCCGAGCGCTTCGGCCTCAGCCAATTGCACCAGCTACGCGGACGGGTCGGCCGCGGCGCGGCGAAGTCGACCTGCCTGCTGCTGCGCGGTGCCACCCTTAGCGAAACGGGGCGGGCACGCCTTGCCCTGATGCGCGAGACCAACGATGGCTTCCGCATCGCCGAAGAGGACCTGCGCCTGCGCGGACCCGGCGAGATCCTTGGGCACCGCCAGTCCGGCGAGGCCCAGTTCCGCCTCGCCACGCCCGAGCAGGTCCAGGACCTCGCGCCCATGGCCACCCAGGACGCGCGCCTGCTGCTCGATCGCGATGGCGGCCCGCAGGGCGAACGCGGCGAGGCTGCCCGCCTTTGCCTCTACCTGTTCGAACGCGATCAGGCAGTGGATCTGCTGCGTTCCGGCTAG
- a CDS encoding histidine kinase dimerization/phospho-acceptor domain-containing protein has product MLDQPAADARGRAVQWRQLVELVARGNDVSPAIRDAALERIARLMKEIPADLLAATARAIAGRSVPAELVALFAARGAAASAALVTAADLDAAGWSAVRAVAADDVVPLLGSLHAPDAPEPGRADIAPAAMVEEAAAVWPPPPSIGLFRWECGPTGDIDWVEGAPRAALIGRSLIEPFSGRFAARLPFADEPLVLAEEGLVAGEWRWSGTPAFFADTGRFAGYRGIARREGAEPQAEQAAPTLPPDDDLRELMHELRTPLNAIIGFGEIIEGQYLGPAHRAYRERASGIVRQARRLADAVDNLDLAARLRSGRLQGEAIAPLDALRPVIAELAREADARSIRLTVEDRAGQANLALPPQLAERLVRQFGVAMLDPAVGEERLMMVVDRLGGSLALGIDRPSALHGLSERRLLDDRGQAGTRFGLRLVQGLSTMVGGRLDIGTDRLVLLLPLVG; this is encoded by the coding sequence GTGCTCGACCAGCCTGCCGCCGATGCGCGTGGCCGGGCCGTGCAGTGGCGTCAACTGGTCGAGCTGGTCGCGCGCGGCAATGACGTCAGTCCCGCCATCCGCGATGCCGCGCTGGAGCGGATCGCCCGGTTGATGAAGGAGATTCCCGCCGACCTCCTCGCCGCCACCGCCCGCGCCATTGCCGGCCGCTCGGTCCCGGCCGAGCTGGTCGCCTTGTTCGCGGCGAGGGGCGCCGCCGCCTCCGCCGCCCTCGTCACCGCCGCCGATCTCGATGCGGCTGGCTGGAGCGCCGTTCGCGCCGTCGCGGCCGACGACGTTGTTCCCTTGCTCGGCTCGCTTCACGCACCGGACGCGCCCGAGCCGGGCCGGGCCGACATAGCGCCGGCCGCGATGGTCGAAGAAGCTGCAGCGGTATGGCCGCCGCCGCCATCGATCGGCCTGTTCCGCTGGGAGTGCGGCCCGACTGGCGACATCGACTGGGTCGAGGGTGCGCCGCGCGCGGCACTGATCGGACGGAGCCTGATCGAGCCCTTCTCCGGCCGCTTCGCCGCACGCCTGCCCTTCGCCGACGAGCCCCTGGTCCTCGCCGAGGAAGGCCTGGTCGCCGGGGAATGGCGCTGGAGCGGAACGCCGGCTTTTTTTGCCGACACCGGCCGCTTCGCCGGCTACCGCGGCATCGCCCGCCGCGAGGGCGCCGAGCCGCAAGCGGAGCAGGCCGCGCCGACGCTCCCGCCCGACGACGACCTGCGCGAGCTGATGCACGAGCTGCGGACGCCCCTGAACGCCATTATCGGCTTCGGCGAGATCATCGAAGGCCAGTATCTCGGCCCCGCCCACCGCGCCTACCGCGAGCGCGCCTCGGGGATCGTCCGCCAGGCCCGGCGCCTCGCTGACGCGGTCGACAATCTCGATCTTGCAGCGCGCCTTCGTTCGGGGCGGCTGCAGGGTGAGGCCATTGCGCCACTCGATGCCTTGCGTCCGGTCATTGCCGAACTCGCCAGGGAAGCGGACGCTCGTTCGATCCGCCTCACGGTCGAGGATCGTGCCGGCCAGGCCAATCTCGCACTTCCGCCTCAACTCGCCGAGCGTCTCGTGCGCCAGTTCGGTGTCGCAATGCTCGACCCGGCGGTCGGCGAAGAGCGGCTCATGATGGTGGTCGACCGGCTTGGTGGCAGTCTTGCGCTCGGCATCGACCGGCCGAGCGCGCTCCACGGGCTCAGCGAGCGCCGCCTCCTCGACGATCGCGGACAGGCCGGCACCCGCTTCGGGCTGCGTCTGGTCCAGGGCCTCTCCACGATGGTCGGCGGCCGCCTCGACATCGGCACCGACCGGCTGGTCCTGCTGCTCCCGCTAGTAGGGTGA